A region from the Benincasa hispida cultivar B227 chromosome 12, ASM972705v1, whole genome shotgun sequence genome encodes:
- the LOC120092511 gene encoding uncharacterized protein LOC120092511: MLSATATATATNIASEFRWPIFTQVPVKGYCRNPLVCLNFGGVEFDNVQDGLCRRSSFSYSSHKVGSRFLSKPTSIASSGLEAAITDYKGNAITLKNAKVVVESEEENKIQLRVDLTGDETQKVFDQVLTNLARSAPPMPGFRRQKGGKTSNVPKSFLLEVLGKDRVIKFVIQEILNSTMADYAKKENINVKDKKVNTTQTADELKVLFSPGKEFGFNAILELESASDAEN; this comes from the exons ATGCTGTCCGCCACCGCAACCGCGACGGCAACCAACATCGCCTCAGAATTCCGGTGGCCAATTTTCACCCAA GTTCCTGTTAAAGGCTATTGCCGCAATCCTCTTGTGTGTCTGAACTTTGGAGGCGTTGAATTTGATAATGTACAAGATGGGTTGTGTAGGAG GTCGTCATTTTCTTATAGTTCCCATAAAGTGGGTTCCCGATTTTTGTCCAAACCGACGTCCATAGCTAGTTCAG GTCTGGAGGCAGCCATCACGGATTATAAAGGCAATGCAATAACGTTAAAAAATGCTAAAGTAGTTGTAGAATCTGAAGAGGAAAACAAGATACAA CTAAGAGTGGACTTGACTGGGGATGAGACACAAAAGGTATTTGATCAGGTTTTGACAAACTTGGCCCGCTCAGCACCGCCAATGCCAGGATTTCGTAGGCAAAAAGGAG GGAAAACATCAAAT GTCCCAAAAAGTTTCCTCTTAGAAGTCCTCGGTAAGGACCGAGTCATAAAGTTTGTCATACAAGAAATATTGAACTCAACTATGGCAGATTATGCAAAGAAG GAAAATATAAATGTGAAGGACAAAAAGGTTAACACAACACAAACGGCAGATGAACTGAAAGTGTTGTTTAGTCCAGGGAAAGAGTTTGGTTTCAATGCCATACTTGAACTTGAATCTGCTTCAGATGCTGAAAATTGA